The following coding sequences lie in one Mucilaginibacter sp. KACC 22773 genomic window:
- a CDS encoding DUF6958 family protein: MKEARIQTLHPDKDKQNKIISAEKYEVIKAAILQILQEQSLTHTQLMQALHDKVHVTFAGNAHWYGETVKLDLEAREIIKRDTAKPPVYSIHKL, translated from the coding sequence ATGAAAGAAGCCAGGATACAAACCTTACACCCCGATAAGGATAAACAAAACAAAATTATCTCGGCCGAAAAGTATGAAGTGATCAAAGCGGCCATCCTGCAAATTTTGCAGGAGCAAAGCCTCACCCATACCCAGCTGATGCAGGCCCTTCATGATAAGGTGCATGTCACATTCGCCGGTAATGCCCACTGGTACGGCGAAACCGTGAAGCTGGACCTTGAAGCGCGTGAAATAATTAAACGGGATACGGCTAAGCCGCCGGTTTACAGCATTCATAAACTCTAA
- a CDS encoding group 1 truncated hemoglobin gives MKKLLNTSTLIALSVSAMFALQACSSNSSVTPVKATLYDSLGGSVMVSDPAKPGTTIEKGRLGIRSVIDSTIFVIAGDSRINGHFTVLLSEVTKGNLSGFTELSGNLTTFVAVATGAKNFTYTGDNMVDAHDPAKNPRMNGKATAADFDAFVDDVVKGANKNKLPSNLIGSLGKIIVSLKAQVVQQ, from the coding sequence ATGAAAAAACTACTAAACACTTCAACGTTAATCGCGCTATCCGTTAGCGCTATGTTCGCTCTGCAGGCTTGCAGCAGTAATTCATCGGTAACACCGGTAAAAGCTACTTTATATGATTCGTTAGGCGGATCGGTAATGGTATCGGACCCGGCAAAACCAGGTACCACCATCGAAAAAGGGCGCTTAGGTATCCGCTCGGTTATAGATAGCACCATATTTGTTATTGCCGGCGATAGCAGGATAAACGGCCATTTTACCGTGCTGCTATCCGAAGTAACCAAAGGCAACCTATCGGGCTTTACCGAATTGAGCGGCAACCTGACTACTTTTGTAGCTGTTGCCACAGGCGCAAAAAACTTCACTTACACAGGCGACAATATGGTTGATGCCCACGACCCGGCAAAGAATCCGCGCATGAATGGCAAAGCCACTGCTGCCGATTTTGACGCCTTTGTTGACGATGTTGTTAAAGGCGCTAATAAAAATAAACTGCCATCAAACTTAATAGGCTCACTGGGCAAAATTATTGTAAGCTTAAAAGCACAGGTAGTACAACAATAG
- a CDS encoding response regulator transcription factor gives MSSSPKQKILIVDDEPDILELIEYNLKKEGYQVFLARNGQEAVAEAKKSLPDLIVLDIMMPKMDGIEACRIMRTMPEFKNTFMVFLTARSEEYSEIAGFNVGADDYIAKPIKPRALVSRINAILRRNSPTEETPDNKLEIGDLVIDREAYLVYQKGVKVVLAKKEFELLYLLASKPGKVYTREVILKNIWEDSVVVTNRTIDVHIRKLREKLGDEVVATVKGVGYKFEA, from the coding sequence ATGAGCAGCTCTCCAAAACAGAAAATTCTTATTGTTGATGATGAACCGGATATTTTAGAGTTGATAGAATACAACCTTAAAAAAGAAGGCTACCAGGTGTTTTTGGCCCGCAATGGCCAGGAAGCCGTAGCCGAGGCCAAGAAATCACTACCTGATCTTATTGTACTTGACATTATGATGCCTAAAATGGATGGCATCGAGGCTTGCCGCATTATGCGTACCATGCCCGAATTTAAAAATACCTTTATGGTGTTTTTAACCGCCCGCAGCGAAGAATACTCAGAAATTGCAGGCTTTAACGTAGGCGCCGATGATTATATAGCTAAACCGATAAAGCCCCGTGCCCTGGTAAGCCGTATAAACGCCATTTTGCGCCGCAACTCGCCAACCGAAGAAACACCTGACAACAAACTTGAAATTGGCGACCTGGTTATCGACCGCGAAGCCTACCTGGTTTACCAAAAAGGTGTAAAAGTGGTTTTGGCCAAAAAAGAGTTTGAACTGCTATACCTGCTGGCCTCAAAACCCGGCAAAGTTTACACCCGCGAGGTAATCCTGAAAAACATCTGGGAAGACTCGGTAGTGGTAACCAACCGCACCATCGACGTTCACATTCGCAAACTGCGCGAAAAACTTGGTGATGAGGTAGTTGCAACCGTTAAAGGTGTAGGGTATAAGTTTGAAGCGTAA
- a CDS encoding redoxin domain-containing protein: MKLKNLAVYSLLCLTAFVYSCKDNSQFTINGTIKNPGSLKLVYLIEADSSQLKVVDSTTLSEDGKFQFKHVAPYANLYKLRIGGAGGGDQSAAANNVYDLIAKNGDDIDFETDSKDASHVYTIKGSDDSDKIKEFNKISNFYGEKNSKLVAEYQEKSQALGKQSDSLLKVYMPTFQKNVAEYGAAVLKFVNDNKSSLAAFYGATSLDVYKFEPQLVAYADDIKDNFKDNPAVQSFVKQMNKIKPVSIGHKAPDFTTTGIDGKQVSLADYKGKYVMIDFWASWCAPCRQENPNVVKQYAAFHSKGFNILGVSLDKDKAAWQKAISDDKLEWAHASDLNSFEGPTERLYNIEAIPSNFIIDPAGNIVAKNITGADLEAFLTKTFK; this comes from the coding sequence ATGAAATTAAAAAATCTGGCAGTTTACAGTTTGCTGTGTTTAACTGCATTTGTTTATTCATGTAAAGATAATTCGCAGTTTACCATTAACGGTACCATTAAAAACCCCGGCAGTTTAAAGCTGGTTTATTTAATTGAGGCCGATAGCAGCCAGCTTAAAGTGGTAGACTCAACCACGTTGAGCGAAGATGGCAAATTCCAATTCAAACACGTGGCGCCTTATGCCAATTTATATAAGCTGCGGATAGGCGGCGCGGGCGGCGGCGATCAATCGGCGGCAGCAAACAATGTGTACGACCTGATTGCGAAAAACGGCGATGATATTGATTTTGAAACCGACAGTAAAGACGCTTCACATGTCTATACTATCAAAGGCTCTGACGATTCGGACAAGATAAAAGAGTTTAACAAGATCAGTAATTTTTACGGTGAGAAAAATTCAAAGCTTGTGGCCGAGTACCAGGAAAAATCACAGGCCCTGGGCAAACAATCAGATTCATTGCTGAAAGTTTATATGCCTACCTTCCAAAAAAATGTGGCCGAATATGGCGCTGCTGTTTTAAAGTTTGTAAATGATAACAAATCGTCGCTGGCGGCCTTTTATGGCGCAACATCATTAGATGTTTATAAGTTTGAACCGCAACTGGTGGCCTATGCCGATGATATTAAAGATAATTTTAAAGATAACCCGGCGGTGCAGTCGTTCGTCAAACAGATGAATAAAATTAAGCCGGTATCCATTGGTCATAAAGCCCCCGATTTTACCACTACCGGTATAGATGGTAAACAGGTTAGCCTGGCCGACTATAAAGGCAAATATGTAATGATTGATTTTTGGGCATCATGGTGCGCGCCTTGCCGCCAGGAAAACCCTAACGTGGTTAAACAATATGCCGCATTCCATTCAAAAGGCTTTAATATTTTAGGCGTATCCTTAGATAAGGATAAGGCTGCATGGCAAAAAGCTATTAGTGATGATAAGCTGGAGTGGGCTCACGCATCGGATTTAAACAGCTTTGAAGGGCCCACAGAAAGGTTGTACAATATCGAGGCTATCCCCTCAAATTTCATCATCGACCCGGCCGGAAACATCGTTGCCAAAAATATTACCGGCGCCGATTTGGAAGCTTTTTTAACCAAAACGTTCAAGTAG
- the gatB gene encoding Asp-tRNA(Asn)/Glu-tRNA(Gln) amidotransferase subunit GatB: MTVLANGIGEKYELVVGLEVHAQLSTLSKVFSADSAAFGAGPNQHVSAISLGHPGTLPFLNKRAVEYAVKMGLACNCTINLNNSFARKNYFYADLPKGYQITQDHAPICLGGYVPVKLADGTEKNLAIHHIHMEEDAGKSMHDQHHADSLIDLNRAGVPLLEIVTQPDMRSAEEAGQFLTETRKILRYLDICDGNMEEGSMRCDANISVRLRGATEYGNRCEVKNLNSIRNVQRAIEHEFARQVAVIEAGGHIDQNTLNFNADTGETSVLRSKEMANDYRYFPEPDLMPLALTEQYVDNIRKSLPALPSQLYHKYLELGLSAYDASVITADKDVAHYFEELIKATDHYKAAANWIMGAVKSYLNDHDVAIGNFAVTPANLAGLIKLIDAGVINNSVASHKLFPAMIKEPGKNADELAKELNLLISADNEDVNQFIKAAIAKFPDKVKEYQKGKKGVLGLFMGEIMKLSKGKIDPQKTNQLLIKELEVK; encoded by the coding sequence ATGACAGTTCTCGCAAACGGGATAGGTGAAAAGTACGAATTGGTTGTAGGCCTTGAGGTACATGCCCAGCTATCCACTTTAAGTAAGGTTTTCTCGGCCGATTCTGCCGCTTTTGGTGCCGGGCCTAATCAGCACGTCAGTGCCATATCTTTGGGGCACCCCGGTACTTTGCCTTTTTTAAATAAACGCGCGGTGGAGTATGCGGTGAAAATGGGCCTGGCCTGTAACTGCACTATCAACCTGAATAACAGTTTCGCCCGTAAAAATTATTTCTACGCCGATTTGCCCAAAGGTTACCAGATAACGCAGGATCATGCCCCTATATGCCTGGGTGGTTATGTGCCTGTAAAACTGGCCGATGGCACCGAGAAAAACTTAGCCATCCACCACATCCACATGGAAGAGGATGCCGGCAAAAGTATGCACGACCAGCACCATGCTGATTCGCTTATCGACCTGAACCGTGCCGGTGTGCCCCTGCTGGAAATTGTTACCCAGCCCGATATGCGCAGCGCCGAAGAGGCCGGCCAGTTTTTGACCGAAACCCGGAAAATACTGCGTTACCTTGATATTTGTGATGGTAACATGGAAGAGGGCAGCATGCGTTGCGATGCCAATATCTCCGTTCGCCTGCGTGGCGCTACCGAATATGGTAACCGTTGCGAGGTAAAAAACCTCAACTCTATCCGTAACGTGCAGCGTGCCATTGAACACGAGTTTGCCCGCCAGGTAGCCGTGATTGAAGCCGGCGGCCATATTGACCAAAACACGCTTAACTTTAATGCCGATACCGGCGAAACATCGGTATTGCGCAGCAAGGAAATGGCCAACGATTACCGCTATTTCCCCGAACCGGATTTAATGCCGTTGGCGCTTACCGAGCAATACGTTGATAACATCCGCAAAAGTTTGCCGGCACTGCCCAGCCAGCTTTACCATAAATACCTTGAATTGGGCTTGTCGGCCTATGATGCTTCGGTTATTACTGCCGATAAGGATGTGGCCCATTATTTTGAAGAGCTGATAAAAGCTACCGACCATTATAAAGCCGCCGCCAACTGGATTATGGGCGCGGTAAAATCATACCTGAATGATCATGACGTGGCCATTGGTAACTTTGCTGTTACCCCGGCCAACCTTGCCGGCCTCATCAAACTAATTGACGCGGGCGTGATAAATAATTCTGTAGCTTCGCACAAGTTATTCCCCGCCATGATTAAAGAACCGGGCAAAAATGCCGATGAACTGGCTAAGGAGCTTAACCTGTTAATCAGCGCGGATAATGAAGATGTAAACCAGTTTATAAAGGCCGCCATTGCCAAGTTTCCGGATAAGGTAAAAGAGTACCAAAAAGGAAAAAAAGGTGTGTTGGGCTTATTTATGGGCGAGATTATGAAGCTATCGAAAGGTAAAATCGATCCGCAGAAAACAAACCAGTTATTGATCAAGGAATTAGAAGTAAAGTAG
- a CDS encoding pyridoxamine 5'-phosphate oxidase family protein, with product MLGKLNETQIEALLKRQVTGRIACTDAGVPYIVPVNYVYDGKQVIGHSTMGKKMEIMRKNPRVCFQVDEIKTIFNWQSVIAWGRFEEITDITEKEQAMMAITHRLMPFAEKAAHHPSHGLAEKEEDIGTKLDLILYKIVLVNKTGRFERS from the coding sequence ATGTTGGGCAAACTGAACGAGACGCAGATTGAAGCACTGCTTAAAAGGCAGGTAACCGGGCGCATAGCGTGTACAGATGCCGGTGTGCCCTACATTGTGCCGGTGAATTATGTTTACGATGGAAAACAGGTTATTGGGCACAGTACAATGGGTAAAAAGATGGAGATAATGCGCAAGAACCCGCGCGTATGTTTCCAGGTAGATGAGATTAAAACCATTTTTAACTGGCAAAGCGTGATTGCCTGGGGACGGTTTGAAGAGATTACCGATATTACAGAAAAGGAGCAGGCCATGATGGCTATTACCCACCGCTTGATGCCTTTTGCCGAAAAAGCGGCACATCATCCTTCCCACGGTTTAGCAGAAAAAGAAGAGGATATCGGCACCAAACTCGACCTCATTTTATACAAAATTGTGCTGGTTAATAAAACCGGCCGGTTTGAACGAAGTTGA
- a CDS encoding flavodoxin domain-containing protein translates to MNGIIIYQGKYGATEQYAQWLAGALHMPFLKADEVTPTILAGYDLVILGSSVYVGKLTIGRWLKRNPDLLAGKKLFLFIVCGTSAEDKAEQQKLLQTNLEPEVMKTKGIFFLPGRCAVSRLSWKDRFVLKIGAMLQKDPQKKAVMNHGFDHMDKKNLRSLILAVGLECELKGAAMPNANGTH, encoded by the coding sequence ATGAATGGAATTATTATATATCAGGGTAAATACGGGGCAACAGAGCAGTATGCGCAATGGCTGGCCGGTGCGCTGCACATGCCATTTTTGAAAGCAGACGAGGTTACGCCCACCATACTTGCCGGTTATGACCTGGTGATTTTGGGTAGTTCTGTTTACGTTGGTAAATTAACCATTGGACGATGGCTGAAACGGAACCCTGACTTACTGGCAGGGAAGAAGCTGTTTTTATTTATTGTGTGCGGCACATCGGCCGAAGATAAGGCGGAGCAGCAAAAGTTGCTGCAGACGAACCTGGAACCCGAGGTTATGAAAACGAAGGGGATATTCTTTCTGCCCGGGCGGTGCGCTGTTTCCAGACTGTCGTGGAAAGATCGCTTTGTTTTAAAAATTGGGGCTATGCTGCAAAAAGATCCCCAAAAGAAAGCTGTTATGAACCATGGGTTTGACCATATGGATAAGAAAAATTTGCGGAGCCTGATTTTGGCGGTAGGCCTGGAATGTGAATTGAAAGGGGCGGCGATGCCTAACGCAAACGGGACGCACTGA
- a CDS encoding alpha/beta hydrolase, with amino-acid sequence MKKYVLFSIMIVCVMFCCFNSFAAGVDTLDIQSQVMQKNIKAAVVLPQSYKTTQQNYPVIYLLHGGQGNYRDWLSKTDDKLLLHKLADQYNFIIVTPDAGLMSYYFDSPLDKSSQYETFITKELVEKIDGTYRTIKDRKGRVIAGLSMGGHGAMYLSARHPELYCAAGSMSGVMNINTATWNVPAEFAQLRNKNFEHLLGPPKDTANPYREYSAVGLADKMKVNDVKLIFDCGFDDIMIKPNRELYQLLLANGTPHEYTERPGKHEWPYWSNAVSYQFLFFQKVMSSIK; translated from the coding sequence ATGAAAAAATATGTGTTGTTTTCTATTATGATTGTCTGCGTAATGTTTTGCTGTTTTAACAGTTTTGCCGCCGGAGTAGATACGCTGGATATACAAAGCCAGGTTATGCAAAAAAACATTAAAGCTGCTGTGGTGCTGCCCCAGTCATACAAAACCACGCAACAAAACTACCCGGTGATTTACCTGCTGCACGGCGGCCAGGGCAATTACCGCGACTGGCTATCAAAAACCGACGATAAGCTGCTGCTGCACAAACTTGCCGACCAGTATAATTTTATCATAGTTACCCCCGATGCCGGGCTAATGAGCTATTATTTTGATAGTCCCCTGGATAAAAGCAGCCAGTACGAAACCTTTATAACCAAAGAACTGGTAGAAAAAATAGACGGCACCTACCGCACTATAAAAGATAGGAAGGGGAGGGTCATCGCCGGCCTGTCTATGGGGGGGCACGGCGCCATGTACCTGTCGGCACGCCACCCCGAATTATACTGCGCCGCCGGCAGCATGAGCGGCGTAATGAACATTAATACCGCCACCTGGAACGTTCCGGCAGAATTTGCCCAATTGCGCAATAAAAATTTCGAACATTTGCTTGGCCCGCCAAAAGATACCGCGAATCCATACCGCGAATATTCTGCCGTGGGGCTGGCCGATAAAATGAAAGTCAACGATGTAAAGCTGATTTTTGATTGCGGGTTTGACGACATCATGATTAAACCCAACCGCGAACTATACCAACTGCTATTAGCCAACGGAACACCCCACGAATATACCGAACGCCCCGGCAAACACGAATGGCCCTACTGGAGCAACGCCGTATCCTACCAGTTCCTTTTCTTTCAAAAAGTAATGAGTAGTATCAAGTAA
- a CDS encoding peptidylprolyl isomerase, with the protein MKKSLILFAALLCFCLGSFAQPKNTYVKIETPQGWCIVKLYNQTPVHRDNFIKLVKSHYFDATTFNRILKGFVIQGGDPDSLYDKGRTLKPEMKWIAPEFVADLYHRRGVVAMGRDANKTESSYTTQFYMVDGRTWTNDELDAIEKKYNTYFTEARRNTYRTIGGTPFLDGHYTVFGEIVKGIELINQLTAVTVDKNGNPATPVWMKLTVLTTQEAVNALK; encoded by the coding sequence TTGAAAAAATCGCTAATCCTGTTTGCCGCTTTGTTATGCTTCTGCCTGGGTTCATTTGCCCAGCCCAAAAACACGTATGTAAAAATAGAAACGCCACAGGGATGGTGTATTGTAAAACTGTACAACCAAACACCGGTGCACCGCGATAATTTTATTAAACTGGTTAAAAGCCATTATTTTGATGCCACCACCTTTAACCGGATACTGAAAGGTTTTGTGATACAGGGCGGCGACCCGGATTCGTTATATGATAAAGGGCGCACCTTAAAACCCGAAATGAAATGGATAGCGCCCGAATTTGTGGCCGACCTGTACCATCGCCGGGGAGTAGTAGCGATGGGCCGGGATGCCAACAAAACCGAATCATCCTACACCACCCAATTTTACATGGTAGATGGCCGCACCTGGACCAACGACGAGCTGGATGCCATCGAAAAAAAGTACAATACCTATTTTACCGAAGCCCGGCGCAACACTTACCGCACCATTGGCGGAACGCCTTTTCTTGATGGACACTATACCGTTTTTGGCGAAATAGTAAAAGGCATTGAATTGATAAACCAGCTAACCGCCGTAACTGTTGACAAGAACGGCAACCCTGCCACACCCGTTTGGATGAAACTGACTGTGCTTACCACACAGGAGGCTGTTAACGCTTTAAAATAG
- a CDS encoding DUF6438 domain-containing protein codes for MNRLAIIITLFLVFIHLLACNKQSANKKLLLGNWQGIMPHTEQFAAGFAFNGDNTFENKQGYYTSNGKDVPTNVGNFSQYKFQHDSLFIFDPATSKWDYHQIFKVTPDSLVMTWNSDTLRLTRYQEKKEALPDFDKIVINFESDGVYKDIYSHIDVELNKDRTIIYRYNLDENDVGTGLFTGIVPQQQYSELIDNFKHAGIKTLKESYYPENKIEEDHAAVTFVKSGKIIKSITDKGYFAPPTFFWAYKPFINLHQNIKLNRVSPQGTMSALQYTSYSKLERGTKRYKDALFISTSDTFLLLCYIAKGKICNTEFETRFQLTPNQHRTKKEFTIDTDGRYYKFMVNDKPVTVDIGFNFYDLNLAKREWDIFVQ; via the coding sequence ATGAACCGCTTGGCCATCATAATTACCTTGTTTCTTGTCTTTATCCATCTTTTAGCATGTAATAAACAATCGGCCAACAAGAAACTTCTTTTGGGGAATTGGCAGGGGATAATGCCACATACAGAGCAGTTTGCCGCAGGCTTTGCCTTTAACGGCGATAACACTTTTGAAAATAAACAGGGATATTATACAAGTAATGGCAAAGATGTTCCTACCAATGTCGGTAACTTTTCACAATATAAATTTCAACACGATAGTCTTTTTATCTTTGATCCCGCAACAAGTAAATGGGATTATCATCAAATTTTTAAAGTAACACCTGACAGCTTGGTGATGACTTGGAATAGCGATACATTGAGATTAACGCGTTACCAGGAAAAAAAAGAGGCGCTTCCCGATTTTGACAAGATTGTGATAAATTTTGAAAGCGATGGCGTATATAAAGATATATATAGTCATATTGATGTTGAATTGAATAAAGATAGAACCATTATTTATAGATACAACCTTGACGAAAACGATGTAGGAACCGGACTATTTACCGGCATTGTGCCACAACAACAATACAGTGAACTTATCGATAATTTTAAACATGCCGGGATAAAAACTTTGAAAGAAAGCTATTATCCAGAAAATAAAATAGAAGAGGATCACGCCGCTGTGACGTTTGTTAAAAGTGGTAAAATCATAAAATCAATTACAGATAAAGGCTATTTTGCGCCACCTACCTTTTTTTGGGCTTATAAACCATTTATCAATCTGCACCAGAACATAAAATTGAATCGCGTATCTCCACAAGGAACAATGTCGGCACTTCAATATACTTCTTATTCTAAACTTGAACGGGGGACTAAAAGATATAAGGATGCTTTATTCATCAGCACATCAGACACTTTTTTATTATTATGTTATATTGCCAAAGGAAAAATTTGCAACACAGAATTTGAAACACGTTTCCAATTAACCCCTAACCAACACCGTACAAAAAAGGAGTTCACTATAGATACAGATGGTCGATATTATAAGTTCATGGTAAATGACAAACCGGTAACAGTCGACATCGGCTTTAATTTTTACGACCTGAATTTAGCGAAGCGGGAATGGGATATATTTGTTCAATAA
- a CDS encoding NTF2 fold immunity protein: MTEFWRTEIKKAVTNKKNQRVVDMIIPDSATAVAVAEPILFKVYGKDEILGEKPYNVDFVDGYWALTGTLPKGYFGGTFVIIMAAKDGRVIKLVHYK; encoded by the coding sequence GTGACTGAGTTTTGGAGAACAGAAATAAAAAAAGCAGTTACCAATAAAAAAAATCAGCGGGTAGTTGATATGATTATCCCGGATTCTGCCACGGCTGTTGCTGTTGCAGAGCCTATTTTATTTAAAGTTTATGGCAAGGATGAGATATTGGGCGAAAAGCCCTACAACGTTGATTTTGTAGATGGCTACTGGGCTTTGACAGGAACTTTACCTAAAGGATATTTCGGCGGTACATTTGTTATAATTATGGCTGCTAAAGATGGCAGGGTGATAAAATTAGTGCATTATAAGTAG
- a CDS encoding pyridoxal-phosphate dependent enzyme, producing MWYNNILETIGHTPLVKLNKVTKDIPATVLAKIETTNPGNSIKDRMALKMIEDAEKSGKLKPGGTIIEGTSGNTGMGLAIAAVIKGYKCIFTSTDKQSKEKFDALRAFGAEVIVCPTNVEPEDPRSYYSVSSRLEREVPNSWKPNQYDNLSNSQAHYEQTGPEIWEQTEGKITHLVVGVGTGGTISGTARYLKEKNPNIQVLGIDTYGSVFKKYKETGIMDKNEIYPYITEGIGEDFLPQNVDFSLIDHFEKVTDKDAALMTREIARKEGIFAGNSTGSAVAGTLQMKDRFKEGDVVVIIFPDHGTRYLGKMYNDDWLRDRGFLKDGKLTARDIIGKKDVQEIITIDCEKSVLEAINTIKSLNISQIPVTQKGMVIGKITESDILNSLLENPSIKSQPVKNITTAPFPFVDLNTSIDRISGMINKENIAVLVESEDGKIEIITQYDIINAISA from the coding sequence ATGTGGTATAACAATATATTAGAAACCATTGGCCACACGCCGCTGGTTAAGTTAAATAAGGTAACCAAAGACATCCCGGCAACGGTTTTGGCCAAAATAGAAACAACCAACCCCGGCAACTCCATTAAGGACCGTATGGCCCTTAAAATGATTGAGGATGCCGAAAAAAGCGGTAAACTAAAGCCCGGCGGTACCATTATTGAAGGTACATCGGGCAATACCGGCATGGGCCTGGCTATTGCGGCGGTGATAAAAGGCTACAAGTGCATTTTTACCAGTACCGATAAACAATCAAAAGAAAAATTTGATGCCCTGCGCGCCTTTGGTGCCGAGGTAATTGTTTGCCCAACCAATGTTGAGCCGGAAGATCCGCGGTCGTATTACTCGGTATCATCGCGTTTGGAGCGCGAGGTGCCTAATTCCTGGAAGCCCAACCAGTACGATAACCTGAGCAACTCGCAGGCGCACTATGAGCAAACCGGCCCCGAAATTTGGGAGCAAACCGAAGGTAAAATTACACACCTTGTAGTAGGGGTGGGCACCGGCGGAACCATTTCGGGTACAGCCCGCTATTTGAAAGAGAAGAACCCAAACATCCAGGTTTTAGGCATTGATACCTACGGCTCGGTATTTAAAAAATACAAGGAAACCGGTATTATGGATAAAAACGAGATTTATCCATACATCACCGAGGGCATTGGTGAAGACTTTTTGCCGCAAAACGTTGATTTTAGTCTGATAGACCACTTTGAAAAAGTAACCGATAAAGATGCAGCCCTCATGACCCGCGAAATTGCCCGTAAGGAAGGCATCTTCGCCGGCAATTCAACAGGATCGGCAGTGGCCGGTACACTGCAAATGAAAGACAGGTTTAAAGAGGGCGATGTGGTAGTGATCATCTTCCCCGATCATGGTACCCGCTACCTGGGTAAAATGTATAATGACGACTGGCTGCGCGACCGCGGTTTCCTGAAAGACGGCAAACTTACCGCCCGCGACATCATCGGCAAAAAAGATGTACAGGAAATTATCACCATCGACTGTGAAAAATCGGTGCTGGAAGCAATCAACACTATCAAATCGCTCAATATCTCGCAAATCCCTGTCACCCAAAAAGGCATGGTAATAGGTAAGATAACCGAAAGTGATATCCTGAATTCGCTGTTAGAGAACCCGTCTATCAAATCGCAGCCGGTTAAAAATATTACCACCGCACCGTTCCCGTTTGTTGATCTGAATACCTCTATCGACCGCATCTCGGGCATGATCAATAAGGAAAACATTGCCGTACTGGTTGAAAGCGAAGACGGCAAAATTGAGATTATTACGCAGTATGATATTATTAATGCAATATCGGCCTAA